A genomic segment from Phragmites australis chromosome 6, lpPhrAust1.1, whole genome shotgun sequence encodes:
- the LOC133923136 gene encoding L-type lectin-domain containing receptor kinase SIT2-like, with the protein MPSMHHYVLGWSFDVGGPTPDIDMAKQLKLASKSSKSWFKTLVIALPVVFGVLTLTMVACVILLMRRRFMNRSSLGTGGFGRVYKGVLPTSSMEVAVKMVSHESRQGMKEFVAEVASIGRLSHCNLVQLLGCCRLKDELLLVYDYMPNDSLEKYLYGHDDKPALNWAQRFHIIKGVASCLPSRGMGESCGTSRCQSKKRVLLDGEMNGHLGDFGLASTTTEIVICTVSSVPIMIKPILMKYQYRFITFHTQLTIEPS; encoded by the exons ATGCCGAGCATGCACCACTACGTGCTCGgctggagcttcgacgttggtGGTCCGACTCCGGACATTGATATGGCCAAACAGCTCAAGTTAGCTTCCAAAAGCTCCAAGTCCTGGTTCAAGACCTTGGTGATAGCTCTACCAGTTGTCTTTGGCGTGCTCACGCTCACCATGGTTGCATGTGTTATTCTGCTCATGAGGCGTAG ATTCATGAATAGGAGCTCGCTTGGCACTGGAGGATTTGGGAGGGTGTACAAGGGAGTGCTCCCGACCTCCAGCATGGAGGTAGCAGTGAAGATGGTGTCGCATGAATCGAGGCAGGGGATGAAGGAGTTTGTTGCTGAGGTAGCTAGTATTGGTCGTCTCTCGCACTGCAACCTTGTACAATTGCTTGGATGTTGCCGGCTCAAAGATGAACTTCTTTTGGTCTATGATTATATGCCGAATGATAGTCTTGAGAAGTATTTGTACGGCCATGATGACAAGCCTGCACTTAATTGGGCTCAGAGGTTTCATATTATCAAGGGCGTTGCATCTTGCTTGCCTTCACGAGGAATGGGAGAAAGTTGTGGTACATCAAGATGTCAAAGCAAGAAACGTGTCCTCCTCGACGGTGAGATGAATGGGCACCTAGGTGACTTTGGGCTTGCAAGTACTACAACAGAAATAGTCATCTGTACCGTCTCATCAGTACCAATTATGATAAAACCGAtattgatgaagtatcagtaccggttcataaCTTTCCACACTCAATTAACAATCGAGCCGAGTTGA